GCGACGTGATCGCTCGCGTCGGCGACGCTGACGCTGTCGCCGCATCCGATGACGACGAGGACGACGAGCCGGCCGCAGAGGAAGAGCCTGCACCGAAGCAGGAAGAGAAGGCTGCACCGAAGAAGAGCTCGGGCGCTGGCACCAAGGTTGAGATGCCGGAGCTCGGCGAGTCCGTCACCGAGGGAACCATCACGACCTGGCTGAAGGAAGTCGGCGACAGTGTCGAGGTCGACGAGCCGCTGCTCGAGGTCTCCACCGACAAGGTCGACACCGAAATCCCGTCCCCGGTCGAGGGCACCATCCTGGAGATCCTGGCTGAGGAAGACGACACCGTCGAGGTTGGCGATGTCATCGTGATCATCGGCGACGCTGACGCCGCAGCCGAGGCTGAGGAGCCGGCCGAGGAAGAGAAGCCGGCACCGAAGCAGGAAGAGAAGAAGCCGGAGCCGAAGAAGGAGGAAAAGGCCGAGAAGAAGGCTGACTCCAAGAACGCTTCCGCAAAGGTGGATAACGGCGGCAACGTCCCGTACGTCACCCCGCTGGTGCGCAAGCTCGCCGACAAGCACGGCGTCGACCTGAACACCATCGAGGGCACCGGTGTTGGCGGCCGCATCCGCAAGCAGGACGTGCTCGCCGCAGTAGAGGGCGGCGCCCCTGCAGCCGCATCCGCTGCTTCCTCGTCTGCGTCGAAGGAGCAGGCGGAGCAGCCGAAGGGTCCGCGCGCAAACTGGTCCACCAAGTCCGTGGATCCGGCGAAGGCGGAACTTATCGGCACCACCCAGCGTGTGAACCGCATCCGCGAGATCACCGCCGCGAAGATGGTCGAGTCGCTGCAGACCTCCGCGCAGCTCACCCACGTGCAGGAAGTCGATGTCACCCGCATCGCCGAGCTGCGCAAGAAGGTCAAGCCGGCGTTCGTCGAGAAGCACGGCGCCAACATCACCTACCTGGCCTTCTTCATCAAGGCTGCGGCTGAGGCGCTTGTCTCCCACCCGAACGTGAACGCGTCCTACGACGCTGACGCGAAGGAGATCACCTACCACGAGGACGTCAACATCGGTATCGCTGTCGACACCCCGATGGGTCTGCTCGTTCCGGTGATCAAGCAGGTACAGGACATGAACCTCGCGGACATCGCGAAGACGATCACCGACCTGGCCGGCCGCGCACGCGACAAGAAGCTGCGTCCGGACGACCTGACGGGTGCGACCTTCACGGTGACCAACATCGGTTCCGAGGGCGCGCTGCTTGATACGCCGGTGCTCACCCCGCCGCAGGCCGGCATCCTGGGCACGGCCGCGATTGAGAAGCGCCCGGTCATCGTGACTGAGGACGGCATCGACTCCATCGCGATCCGCCAGATGTGCTACCTGCCGTTCACCTACGATCACCAGCTGATCGACGGTGCGGACGCGGGCCGTTTCGTCACCACGATCAAGGACCGCATCGAGCAGGGCGACTTCGAGGCTGACCTCGACATCTAACCCCACCGAGCAAAACCCGGTACTGACAAAACGTCAGTGCCGGGTTTTTGTTGCGTTTACACTGTCAGTATGACTTTCAAATCATTCCGCAACACCACCGACCGTTTCATGCGCGAGGCACTCGGCGGCCTCGTCGCCGCCCACCCACGCGCCGAGTGGCATGACGAGGGGTTCGTGGGGCTTTCGCGTAGCGACGACACCCCCGCCCCGCGCGTCGCCGTCATCTCCGGCGGCGGCTCCGGCCACGAGCCAATGCACGCCGGGTTCATCGGCGAAGGCATGCTCGACGCTGCCTGCCCGGGCCTGGTGTTCACCTCCCCGAACGCGGTGCAGATTGGCGCGGCCACCAAGTGGGCGGACCGCGGCAAGGGCGTGGTGCATGTGGTGAAGAACTACACCGGCGACGTCATGAACTTCACTGTGGCGGCGAACCACGCCGAGGCAGATGTGGAGCAGGTGCTTGTTGACGACGACGTCGCCACCGAAATCGACAGCGGCGATTCGCCGGGCCGGCGCGGCACTGGGGCGACGGTGATCGTCGAGAAGATCGCCGGTGCAGCGGCAGCACGCGGCGACGACCTGAAAACGGTGGCGCGCATCGCCCAGCGCGCCGCTGACGGCTCGCGCAGCATGGCGGTGGCGCTGCAGGCGGGCCACTCCCCGACTAACGACCGCGCGACGTTCGATTTGGAGGACAACCAAATCGAGGTTGGCGTAGGCATCCACGGCGAGCCGGGTGTGGAACGGCGGGATCTGACGGACACGGAGACGTCGGCAAGCGCGCTCGTCGAAGAGCTGCTCGGCGGCATCCTCGGGTCGCTGAACAAGGCAGGCGTCGAGCTGACTGACGCGATGCTGTTTGTCAACGGCCTGGGAGGCACCAGCGAGCTGGAGCTCGACCTCGTGTTCGGCGAGGCGCTCAAGCAGTTGCAGCAGCGCGGCGTGACGGTGCGCCGTGGGATGCGCGGCACGCTGGTGACGTCGCTGAACATGGCAGGTGTTTCCATCACGCTCACCGCACTTGATGACGAACTGACCGAACTCATCGATGCCGACACCGCCGCCCCCGCCTGGCCCGGCATTGTGGCCGACCCGCAATACGCGGACGCGGTGATGGTGGACGACGAAAAGCAGCCGGACGAGGGCGCGGAGAATGCGTGGCTGAGCGCGTTCGTCGATAGGCTCTCGCAATCCTTCGACGACCTGACCGCGCTTGATCGCGAGGCCGGCGACGGCGACTTCGGACAGAACATGGAGGCCGCCTTCGGCGACATCACCACCCCGATCAAGGGGGCGGACGCGGACGTGCTGAACTACTTCGCTCACCGCATGCTCGTGCGCGCCGGCGGCACCTCGGGCGCGGTGCTCGGCACGTTCTTCCGCGCGATGGCCGACGTGTTCGAGGCGGACGGGGTGGATTCCCGTGAGGCGGACGGCGCCACATTCGGTGGCGCGCTCGCGGGCGGTCTTCGCCGCGGCGTGGATGCCATCACCGAGCTCGGCGGCGCCAAGGAGGGCGACAACACGCTGATCGACGCGCTTGCCCCCGCCGCGAAGGCCGCCGACGCCCTCAGCGAGCACGGCACGGTCGACGAAGTGCTGGCGGCGGTGTTCACCCCCGCCGTCGAGGGCGCGAAGGCCACACGCGGTATGCAGGCGAAGAAGGGCCGCGCCTCCTACCTTGGCGAAAGCTCGAAGAACGTGCCGGATCCCGGCGCGATCGCGGTGACGTGGCTGTTCGGCGAAGCGGGTGTGAGCGAGTTCTAATAACTCGGTCCGTGCCGGGTGCGCCACCGCTATGCTTGTCCGTGGTCGAAACGCCCCCCGGATAAGGAGTTGAAGTTGGATTACATCTCCCGTCATGTTGGCCCCAACCAGGACGAACAGCAAGTATTGCTGGACGCGCTGGGTTACGAAAGTATCGGCGCGTTAATCGCGGCGGCGGTGCCAGGCGGGATCCTGGCCGACAAACCGCTCGATTTGCCGGTGGCGCTTTCGGAGTACGAAGCGCAGGACCGCCTGCGCGAACTCGCCGGCAAGAACCAGGTGCTGCGCGCTTTTTACGGCCAGGGCTTCAACTCGACGCTCACCCCGCCGGTGATCCGCCGCGGCGTGGTGGAGGATGCGGGCTGGTACACCGCATACACCCCGTACCAGGCGGAGATCTCGCAGGGCCGCCTTGAGGCCCTGCTGAATTTCCAGACGATGGTGCAGGATCTCACCGGTTTGGACATCGCGAACGCGTCGCTTCTCGACGAAGCCTCTGCCGCCGCCGAAGCCGTGGGCCTGATGGCCCGTGTGGTGAAGAAGGGCCGCCGCGTGCTGCTGGATGCCCGCCTGCACCCGCAGGTGATCAACGTGGCCGCGGAGCGCGCCCGCGCGATCGACCTGGAGGTCGAGGTGGTCGACCTCACGGAGGGTGTCGTCGGCGAGGACCTGGTCGGCGCGGTGTTCGCCTACCCGGGCACCGAAGGCGACATCGCGGACCCGCGCCCGGTGATCGAGGCGATCCACGAGCGTGGCGGCCTCGTCGCAGTGGACGCGGACATCCTCGCGCTGACGCTTCTGGAGTCGCCGGGCGAGTTCGGCGCAGACATCGCGATCGGCACCACTCAGCGCTTGGGCGTTCCGCTGTTCTACGGCGGCCCGCACGCCGCCTACATGGCGGTGCGACAGAAGCTACAGCGCCAGATGCCGGGACGTCTGGTGGGCGTGTCCAAGGACGCGGAGGGCTACCCGGCGTACCGCTTGGCGCTGCAGACGCGTGAGCAGCACATCCGCCGCGAGCGCGCTACCTCCAACATCTGCACCGCGCAGGCGCTTTTGGCCGTCACGGCGTCGATGTACGCGGTCTACCACGGCCCGGACGGGCTCAAGGAGATCGCGCAAAACATCCACCAGCGCGCAGCAGACTTCGCAGCCGCGCTGGAGAAGGCCGGTGCGCGCGTGAAGCACGCCGAGTTCTTCGACACTGTCGCGGTTGAGGTTGAGGCGGCGCGTGGGGTCGTCGACAAACTCGCGCAGGCGGGGTACCTCGTTCGCGCGGTCGACGAGACCACCGTGGGCGTCTCGTTCGGCGAGGACACCACCGACGCCGATGTTCAGGCGCTGCTTCAGGGCTTCGGCGCGCAACCGGCCGAGGGCGAGGCGCACCTGCCGGAGGCACTCAAGCGCACCACCGAGTACCTGACGCACGAGACGTTCAACCGCATCCACTCTGAGACGCAGATGATGCGCTACATTCGCGAACTCGGCGATAAGGACCTTGCGCTGGACCGCACAATGATCCCGCTGGGTTCGTGCACGATGAAACTCAACCCCACCGCCGGCTTGGAGGCGATCACCTGGCCGGGCTTCGCCAACGTGCACCCCTACACCCCGGACGAATACACCGCAGGCTGGCGCGAGCTTATCGACGAAATCCGCTCCTGGCTCGTCGAAATCACCGGCTACGCCGAGGTGTCCGTCCAGCCCAACTCCGGCGCGAACGGCGAGCTTGCCGGCCTCTTGGCAATCCGCCGCTACCACGTGGCCAACGGCGACACCGAGCGCGACATTTGCCTTATCCCAGCCTCGGCGCACGGCACGAACGCGGCGTCGGCGACACTGGCGAACCTGCGCGTGGTCGTGGTCAAGACCGCCGACGACGGTTCGATCGACCTGGCTGATCTGGATGAGAAGCTGGCTAAGCACGAGGGCCACGTCGCGGCGATCATGCTCACCTACCCGTCCACGCACGGCGTGTACGAGACCGATGTGCGCGTGGTGTGCGACAAGGTGCACGCGGCCGGCGGGCAGGTCTACATCGACGGCGCCAACATGAACGCGCTGACCGGCATCGCACGCCCGGGCGATTTCGGCGGCGATGTCAGCCACCTGAACCTGCACAAGACGTTCACCATCCCGCACGGCGGCGGTGGCCCAGGTGTCGGCCCGATCGGTGTGGCCGAGCACCTCATCCCGTTCCTGCCATCCAACCCGGACGTGCCGCTGGAGCAGGCCGCGGCTGAGGTCGACGGTGCGGCGGGCGTGCCGGTGGCTTCCACGCTGTACGGATCCGCGGGTGTGCTGCCGATCTCGTGGGCCTACATCGCCATGTCGGGTGCGGACGGGCTGCGCAGCGCCACGGCGCATGCGGTGCTCAACGCGAACTACATCGCCCGTGAACTCGGTGATTCCTTCCCGGTGCTCTACACCGGCAACGACGGGCTCGTCGGCCACGAGTGCATCCTGGACCTGCGTGAACTGACGGACAAGTCCGGTGTCACCGCGGCCGATGTGGCCAAGCGCCTGATCGACTACGGCTTCCACGCCCCCACCCTCGCGTTCCCGGTCGCAGGCACGCTCATGGTGGAGCCGACCGAGTCCGAGGACTTGGCCGAGCTGGACCGCTTCATCGAGGCGATGCGCGCCATCCGCGCGGAGATCCAGGAGATCATCGACGGGGATATCGAGTACGAGAAGTCTGTTGTCCACAACGCGCCGTACACCGCCGAGAGTGTGATCCGCTCCGAGTGGCCGTACGAGTTCTCTCGCGAGAAGGCCGCCTACCCGGTCGCGTCGCTGGTGCACCGCAAGTACTTCCCCCCGGTGCGGCGTATCGACGAAGCCTTCGGCGACCGCAACCTCCAGTGCGCTTGCCCGCCGCCGGAAGCCTTCGACATCGAATCCTAAGGAGACACACCCATGCCACAGACTCCCCTATATGCAAAGCACGAAGCGCTCGACGCGTCGTTTACCGACTTCGGCGGCTGGACCATGCCGCTGAAGTACGCCTCCGAGCTGGAGGAGCACCGCGCAGTCCGCAACGACACCGGCATCTTCGACCTGTCCCACATGGGCGAAATCGACGTCAAGGGCCCGGACGCCGCGGCGTTTTTGGACTACGCGCTGATCTCCAACATGTCCATCCTCAAGGTGGGCAAGGCGAAGTACTCGATGATCGTGGACGATAACGGCGGCATCGTCGACGACCTGATCACCTACCGCTTCGCCGAGGACCACTTCATGGTCGTGCCGAACGCCGCCAATACCAACGCCGTATGGGCCGCGTTCGAGGCGCGCAAGGGCGACTTCGACGTCGAGCTGCGCAATGACTCCGAAAACATCGCGCTCGTCGCTGTCCAGGGCCCGAAGGCGTTGGACGTGCTGAAGCCATTGCTTGACGACGACCCCAGCGCTCTCGAGTACTACTCCGGCAAGTGGATGACGCTGCGCTCGGACGAGGGCAACGTCGACGTGTTTGTCGCCCGCACCGGCTACACCGGCGAGGACGGCTTCGAACTGTTCTGCGCCAACGAGGACGCTGCGAATGTGTGGGACGCCGTGATCGACCACGGCACCGCCTGCGGGTTGGCTGCCCGCGACTCGCTGCGCCTCGAGGCGTCGATGCCGTTGTACGGCCAGGAGCTCACCGCAGACATCACCCCGGTGGAGGCCGGGATGGGCAGGGCGTTTGCGAAGAAGGAGGCGGATTTCGTCGGCAAGCAAGCGCTCACGGGGCGCGAGCCGAGCGTGGTCATCGCGGGGCTCGTCTCCGAACAGCGCCGCGCCGCACGTGCCGGCTCCGAGGTGTTCCTCGCGGGCTCGGACGACAAGATCGGCGTGGTCACCTCCGGCCAGCCGTCGCCGACGCTCGGCCACCCGGTGGCGCTCGCGCACCTGGACCCGGCGCACGCGGAGCCCGGCACGGAAGTTGAAATCGACATCCGCGGACGCCGCTACCCGTTTACTATTGCAACAACCCCGTTTTACACCCGGAAGGACGCATAACCATGGCTTTGAAGCAGGACTTCTACTACTCCGAGGACCACGAGTGGATCAACGCCACCCCCGACACCGCCGCAGGTCAGACCGTGCGCGTGGGCATCACCCACGTCGCCGCTGACCGCCTCGGCGAGGTCGTGTTCGCGGAACTGCCGCAGGTCGGCGACACCGTCACCGCGGGCGAGACCTGCGGCGAGATCGAGTCCACCAAGTCGGTCTCCGACCTGTACTCCCCGGTCACCGGCACCGTCACCGCCGTCAACGAGGACATCGACGGCGCGTACGAGGCCATCAACAACGACCCGTACGGCGAGGGCTGGCTTTTTGAAGTCGAGGTCGAGGAGGTCGGCCCGCTGCTCACCGCCGACGAGTACGCCTCCGCCAACGGGGTGTAAGACCCAACTACGACCGGGACTAGAGTTAGGCGCATGACTGCGCCTCGCGACCCGTTCTTCCCCGCCGAGCAATCCATCCGAGCCTCAGCTGCGCCCATCGACGTGCGCGAGCTGGGGCTCGTGGACTATCAACAGGCTTGGGATCTGCAGGCCGACCTCGCCGCGAAACGCGCCAAGGACAAGATCGGCGACACCATCTTGGTGCTCGAGCACCCCTCCACCTTCACCGCTGGCAAACGCACCCAGCCCGAGGACATGCCGGACGAGTCCTACCCGGTCCCCGTGGTGACGGTGGACCGCGGCGGGCGCATCACGTGGCACGGCGAGGGCCAACTCGTGGTCTATCCGATTATCAAACTCGCCGAGCCGGTGGATGTCGTCGATTATGTGCGCCGCCTGGAAGAAGCGCTCATCCAGACCGTGCGTGCCGCAGGCGTCACCACCGCTGGGCGTGTCGACGGCCGCTCGGGCGTGTGGGTGCCGGCAGAGACAAAAGCAGCGTCTCCGGAGGCGTCGACACGCGAGCGAAAAATCGCCGCGTTGGGTATCCGCATCACCCGCGGAGTGACCATGCATGGACTCAGCCTGAACTGCGACAACACGCTCTCCCACTACGAGCACATTGTCGCCTGCGGCATCGACGACGCGGATGTGACTACCCTGTCGCTGGAACTCGGGCGTGACGTCACGCCCGGGGAGATGGCGGGTCCCGTCGTGCACGAATTGAAGCGTGCGCTCGCGGGCGAATTGGTGGTGGCGGACCACACGTTTGCCACCCGCCCGGACCCGTCGAAGGGTTTGACACGGAAGGTACGGTAGGAAGCGTGACTGTAGCACCAGAAGGCCGCAAGCTGCTGCGCGTTGAGGCGCGCAACTCGCAGACACCCATCGAGAAGAAACCGCGTTGGATCCGCAACTCCGTCAAGACCGGTCCCGAGTACGAGGACATGAAGCAAAAGGTCAAAGGCG
Above is a genomic segment from Corynebacterium lujinxingii containing:
- the sucB gene encoding 2-oxoglutarate dehydrogenase, E2 component, dihydrolipoamide succinyltransferase, translated to MAHSVEMPELGESVTEGTITTWLKEVGDTVEVDEPLLEVSTDKVDTEIPSPVAGVILEIKAEEDDTVEVGDVIVVIGDEGEAPASSDDSDKAEKAEEKEEAPKKEEKKSSGSGSGDATDVEMPELGESVTEGTITTWLKEVGDEVEVDEPLLEVSTDKVDTEIPSPVAGTLIEILAEEDDTVEVGDVIARVGDADAVAASDDDEDDEPAAEEEPAPKQEEKAAPKKSSGAGTKVEMPELGESVTEGTITTWLKEVGDSVEVDEPLLEVSTDKVDTEIPSPVEGTILEILAEEDDTVEVGDVIVIIGDADAAAEAEEPAEEEKPAPKQEEKKPEPKKEEKAEKKADSKNASAKVDNGGNVPYVTPLVRKLADKHGVDLNTIEGTGVGGRIRKQDVLAAVEGGAPAAASAASSSASKEQAEQPKGPRANWSTKSVDPAKAELIGTTQRVNRIREITAAKMVESLQTSAQLTHVQEVDVTRIAELRKKVKPAFVEKHGANITYLAFFIKAAAEALVSHPNVNASYDADAKEITYHEDVNIGIAVDTPMGLLVPVIKQVQDMNLADIAKTITDLAGRARDKKLRPDDLTGATFTVTNIGSEGALLDTPVLTPPQAGILGTAAIEKRPVIVTEDGIDSIAIRQMCYLPFTYDHQLIDGADAGRFVTTIKDRIEQGDFEADLDI
- a CDS encoding dihydroxyacetone kinase family protein produces the protein MTFKSFRNTTDRFMREALGGLVAAHPRAEWHDEGFVGLSRSDDTPAPRVAVISGGGSGHEPMHAGFIGEGMLDAACPGLVFTSPNAVQIGAATKWADRGKGVVHVVKNYTGDVMNFTVAANHAEADVEQVLVDDDVATEIDSGDSPGRRGTGATVIVEKIAGAAAARGDDLKTVARIAQRAADGSRSMAVALQAGHSPTNDRATFDLEDNQIEVGVGIHGEPGVERRDLTDTETSASALVEELLGGILGSLNKAGVELTDAMLFVNGLGGTSELELDLVFGEALKQLQQRGVTVRRGMRGTLVTSLNMAGVSITLTALDDELTELIDADTAAPAWPGIVADPQYADAVMVDDEKQPDEGAENAWLSAFVDRLSQSFDDLTALDREAGDGDFGQNMEAAFGDITTPIKGADADVLNYFAHRMLVRAGGTSGAVLGTFFRAMADVFEADGVDSREADGATFGGALAGGLRRGVDAITELGGAKEGDNTLIDALAPAAKAADALSEHGTVDEVLAAVFTPAVEGAKATRGMQAKKGRASYLGESSKNVPDPGAIAVTWLFGEAGVSEF
- the gcvP gene encoding aminomethyl-transferring glycine dehydrogenase; its protein translation is MDYISRHVGPNQDEQQVLLDALGYESIGALIAAAVPGGILADKPLDLPVALSEYEAQDRLRELAGKNQVLRAFYGQGFNSTLTPPVIRRGVVEDAGWYTAYTPYQAEISQGRLEALLNFQTMVQDLTGLDIANASLLDEASAAAEAVGLMARVVKKGRRVLLDARLHPQVINVAAERARAIDLEVEVVDLTEGVVGEDLVGAVFAYPGTEGDIADPRPVIEAIHERGGLVAVDADILALTLLESPGEFGADIAIGTTQRLGVPLFYGGPHAAYMAVRQKLQRQMPGRLVGVSKDAEGYPAYRLALQTREQHIRRERATSNICTAQALLAVTASMYAVYHGPDGLKEIAQNIHQRAADFAAALEKAGARVKHAEFFDTVAVEVEAARGVVDKLAQAGYLVRAVDETTVGVSFGEDTTDADVQALLQGFGAQPAEGEAHLPEALKRTTEYLTHETFNRIHSETQMMRYIRELGDKDLALDRTMIPLGSCTMKLNPTAGLEAITWPGFANVHPYTPDEYTAGWRELIDEIRSWLVEITGYAEVSVQPNSGANGELAGLLAIRRYHVANGDTERDICLIPASAHGTNAASATLANLRVVVVKTADDGSIDLADLDEKLAKHEGHVAAIMLTYPSTHGVYETDVRVVCDKVHAAGGQVYIDGANMNALTGIARPGDFGGDVSHLNLHKTFTIPHGGGGPGVGPIGVAEHLIPFLPSNPDVPLEQAAAEVDGAAGVPVASTLYGSAGVLPISWAYIAMSGADGLRSATAHAVLNANYIARELGDSFPVLYTGNDGLVGHECILDLRELTDKSGVTAADVAKRLIDYGFHAPTLAFPVAGTLMVEPTESEDLAELDRFIEAMRAIRAEIQEIIDGDIEYEKSVVHNAPYTAESVIRSEWPYEFSREKAAYPVASLVHRKYFPPVRRIDEAFGDRNLQCACPPPEAFDIES
- the gcvT gene encoding glycine cleavage system aminomethyltransferase GcvT — protein: MPQTPLYAKHEALDASFTDFGGWTMPLKYASELEEHRAVRNDTGIFDLSHMGEIDVKGPDAAAFLDYALISNMSILKVGKAKYSMIVDDNGGIVDDLITYRFAEDHFMVVPNAANTNAVWAAFEARKGDFDVELRNDSENIALVAVQGPKALDVLKPLLDDDPSALEYYSGKWMTLRSDEGNVDVFVARTGYTGEDGFELFCANEDAANVWDAVIDHGTACGLAARDSLRLEASMPLYGQELTADITPVEAGMGRAFAKKEADFVGKQALTGREPSVVIAGLVSEQRRAARAGSEVFLAGSDDKIGVVTSGQPSPTLGHPVALAHLDPAHAEPGTEVEIDIRGRRYPFTIATTPFYTRKDA
- the gcvH gene encoding glycine cleavage system protein GcvH encodes the protein MALKQDFYYSEDHEWINATPDTAAGQTVRVGITHVAADRLGEVVFAELPQVGDTVTAGETCGEIESTKSVSDLYSPVTGTVTAVNEDIDGAYEAINNDPYGEGWLFEVEVEEVGPLLTADEYASANGV
- the lipB gene encoding lipoyl(octanoyl) transferase LipB, with the protein product MTAPRDPFFPAEQSIRASAAPIDVRELGLVDYQQAWDLQADLAAKRAKDKIGDTILVLEHPSTFTAGKRTQPEDMPDESYPVPVVTVDRGGRITWHGEGQLVVYPIIKLAEPVDVVDYVRRLEEALIQTVRAAGVTTAGRVDGRSGVWVPAETKAASPEASTRERKIAALGIRITRGVTMHGLSLNCDNTLSHYEHIVACGIDDADVTTLSLELGRDVTPGEMAGPVVHELKRALAGELVVADHTFATRPDPSKGLTRKVR